A window from Alkalicoccobacillus plakortidis encodes these proteins:
- a CDS encoding ABC transporter permease translates to MNTQRIAAIFEKDYKDFMKNTVLLVTAALPIVMALLYSQIGDGEAAVFLVYMIIGITFSAVTSNMIITMMAEENEKKTLRGLIQSPASFFDIIIGKSLVTTIVTFVALAISLVITGFDPLLNVRAIIGVLLLFMFFLLLGIGIGLYAKSVASTYVYIMPIMFLFGFTPMLLNLEFFVNNEIAATIIEYVPIMQAIGIHDTNSWLPLGVISIWVLVAAIVVYICFKKTTTDD, encoded by the coding sequence ATGAATACTCAACGTATAGCTGCCATTTTTGAAAAGGATTATAAAGACTTCATGAAAAATACAGTGTTACTCGTCACGGCCGCCCTTCCCATTGTGATGGCTTTGCTTTATAGCCAGATAGGTGATGGTGAAGCGGCAGTCTTTCTGGTTTATATGATTATTGGCATTACGTTTTCAGCTGTAACATCTAATATGATTATTACCATGATGGCTGAAGAAAATGAAAAGAAAACATTACGTGGTTTAATTCAATCGCCAGCTTCATTTTTCGATATCATTATTGGGAAAAGTCTAGTCACCACCATTGTCACATTTGTAGCACTTGCTATCTCACTCGTGATCACAGGATTTGATCCGTTACTAAACGTCAGGGCAATCATAGGGGTTCTCTTACTATTTATGTTCTTTCTCTTACTTGGAATTGGTATTGGACTGTACGCTAAAAGCGTGGCCTCAACTTACGTGTACATTATGCCCATTATGTTTTTGTTTGGTTTTACACCAATGCTTTTAAACTTGGAGTTCTTTGTAAATAATGAAATCGCCGCTACCATTATTGAATATGTCCCCATCATGCAAGCCATTGGAATCCATGACACCAATTCATGGTTACCACTTGGGGTCATTTCCATATGGGTATTGGTTGCAGCAATAGTAGTGTACATTTGCTTTAAGAAAACAACGACGGATGATTAA